The stretch of DNA TAAATAATTCTCCGGGACGGGAAGGCCATGCCATTATGGGAGGCGGCTTTATCGGCGAATTTGCAGAAAGCACGCCCTGGGTGCACCTCGACATCGCCGGCAGTGCGGAGCTGACACCGGGAGTCATGACACGGACACTGGCAATTTTGGCACTGTCAGATCAGTCTGAATAATTTGTTTATTAACTATATTAGAAAAGTATATTGACAAGCGGGCAGGCAATTTGCTATCTTTAAGCGGTCCTTTAGTAATTTAGCAGATTAAAGTGTTGGGGGTATAAAAGAAATGAATGCAGTTGTTTTTGCTGTTCTCAGCATGCTTGTTCTCAGCCTGCTCCGCGTCAATGTAGCTTTTTCGCTTATTATCGGTGCGCTTCTAGGAGGGCTTGTAAGCGGACTTGGTTTGGACGGTACAATTACCGCCTTTACCGATGGTCTGGGTGATGGAGCGAGTGTTGCGCTCAGCTACGCTATGCTGGGCGGTTTTGCTGTTGCGATATCAAGTACAGGTTTGCCAGAAGCACTTGTAAACGTTGTATTAAAGTTTATCGGCAGTAAAGAGGAATCACGCTCAAAAAAATTGCCGAGAGCACTTATTATATTTTTTATTTTAGTAATGGCTTGTTTTTCACAAAATGTTGTACCGGTTCACATTGCGTTTATTCCGCTATTAATTCCGCCGCTTCTTCAAATTATGAATGAGCTAAAAATTGATCGGCGCCTGATCGCTTGTGTGCTTACATTTGGGCTGGTAACGCCTTATATGCTGCTTCCGGTCGGATTTGGACAGATTTTTCACGAAATCGTCGTGACGAGCATGGGCAAAAGCGGCTTGGATGTTTCAACTGACCAAGTACCGTATGCGATGATTCTTCCAGCTGTCGGAATGGTTGTTGGGTTGATTATTTCTGTATTTTTCACTTATCGGAAACCGCGTGAATATGCGGAGTTACATTTAACAAGCACGAGTGAAGAAGAAAAATCAGTGAAAATGCCCAGCAAGTATGGGTTGATTGTAGCTGTCTTGTCGATTGCCGCTGCACTTGCTGCTCAGCTGGAAACAGACTCAATGGTGTTTGGTGCGATGGCCGGCATTGTGGTTTTATACGTATTTCGTGCGATCCGATGGAGTGAGGCAGATCATTTGCTGACAGATGGTATGAGAATGATGGCCTTTATCGGCTTTGTACTCATTGCTGCTTCCGGATTTGCAAACGTAGTGGTTGAAACCGGTCATGTTGAAAGCTTGGTGCAAACAGCTGCGGATGCCATTGGCGGCAACAAAGCACTGGGCGCATTGTTAATGCTTTTAGTTGGTTTGCTGGTGACAGTTGGGGTTGGTTCCTCATTTTCAACCATCCCTATTATCGCTACGATTTTCGTTCCTTTAGCTCTTGAGCTTGGTTTCAGTCCAATGGCCACGATTGCGCTGGTCACAACAGCAGGAGTGCTGGGAGACGGTGGATCGCCGGTATCAGACAGTACGCTTGGACCAACTGCAGGTTTAAATGCGGACGGACAGCATGATCATATTTGGGATACATCCGTTCCAACCTTTATCCATTATAATATCCCGCTTCTCATCTTTGGATGGATTGCGGCCATGACATTATAATAAAAAGGTGCCTCTTTAAGAGGCACCTTTTTTTGAAGGAGAGGATTTTATGAACATTCAAACCGATCATACACTGCTTGCCGCACTCGGAATGGAAGTGGTGAGGATTGAAACAGGCCGTGTAGTGATGACAATGCCTGTGGATGAACGCACGCGCCAGCCGTTCGGATTTCTGCACGGAGGCGCTTCTGTTGCCCTTGCGGAAACAGCGGCAAGTATTGGCGCTGCAGCGATGATTGACCTGGACACGGAGGTCTGCTTTGGCCTTGAAATCAATGCCAACCACATCAAATCGAAAAGAGATGGGATTGTGACGGCTACCGCTCTAATCGTTCACCGTGGAAAGTCAACAATGGTATGGTCTATTGAAATAAAGGACGAAAACGGGAAGCTGATTTGTCTTTCACGATGTACGATTGCTGTGAAAGCGAAAAAGTGACGTTTGATTTTTTAATAGGGCGGGAACATTTTTAAAAAAGGAGTGGTTTTCATGCCTTGGAACAAAAATGAGTACCCGGCTTCGATGAAAAATCTGCCGGACCATATACGCGATAAAGCGATCGAAATTGCCAATGCGCTCTTGGATGAAGGGTATGAGGAAGGGCGTTCTATTGCCATTGCCATTGACCGTGCGAGAAGCGCAGAAGCAAAAAAGGATGAAGGACGGCCGCGTTATGAAGTAAAGCATGAAGAAGAGCGCTGGGTACTGAAAAAAGAAAATGGCAAACGGGCCATCCGTTCAGAGGGCACAAAACAGGCGCTTTTAGAGGAAGCGAAAGAATATGTGAAACAGCATGAAGGAATTCTTACAATTTATCAGGAAAATGGTGAGAAGGCCCAAACGCTGTATGAATAAAAAAGCTGTCCAGTTGCGGACAGCTTTTTTAGTTCTTTTTTTGTGCCTGTTTAGTCTTTAAGTCATCACGCACGCTTTGATCCCACATTTTCACGCCGGAATTGTAGGCGGCACGGCTGATTAAATGGCCTGCAACAGGTGCGGTAATAAAAAAGAAAGCAATACCGAGCAGGAGCCGTGAGCTGAAAAATCCGTCCTTCGCAAAAAAGTAAACAAACGTTGCCAGCAGAATGCACATCACTCCGAGCGTTGCGCTTTTAGAAGCGGCGTGATTGCGTGTATAAACGTCTGGAAGGCGGATCAGCCCGAATGCTGAGACAAGGGTTAAAAACGCTCCGACAAGCAATAAAACGGCAATGACAGCTTCACTGATCACGGTCATATTCAATCACCTCGCCTTTTTCTAAAAACTTGGCAAAAGCAACAGTTCCGATAAATGCCAAAATACCAATCAAGAGAATAACATCAAGATAATTATGCGTATCAAGCAGCATAGACAAAACGGCTGTAATCGACACAAGATTGACGCCCATTGCATCGAGGGCGACAACACGGTCTGGAACGGTTGGCCCTTTTACAAGCCGGTAAACGAGGCCAATCATAGAAACGGCCAGCAGTAAAAGAGAAATCTGCAAAACAGTCTCAATCATCCGCGGCTCACCTCCATAATGGCTTTTTCAAACGAATTTTTAATGCTGTCTACTGCTTCTGACACATTCTCAATATCAATAGCGTGAATGTAAAGGGTTTTATTATCATCCGATACATCCACCACAAGTGTGCCGGGAGTCAGCGTAATTAAATTCGACAGCAGGGTGACTTCCCAATCCAACTTCAGTTCGGTTTCAAGTGCAAAGATACCCGGACGAATGTTCAGTTTAGGACGGAGCACCAGCTTTAACACGTCAAAATTCGCTTTAATTAACTCTTTTAAAAACAGCAGAAATAAGTAGATCACGGCCCAGACACGATGCAGATAAAAGCGGCTTTTAAAAAAGCGGCGCATTCCAGCCATCACAATCAATCCAAGCAGGTATCCAATAATAAAGGTCCGTGCACTGAAAGACACCTGCAAAAACATCCAGAGAAATGCGAGAAACACATTGAGTAAAATTTGAAAAGCCATACGATCTACTCCTTTAATACGGCGTCAATGTAGATTTCCGGATGGATGAGCGCTTCAACAGCCTGCATCACATAAGGATAAACCGCTTCTGTTCCGACACCGTATAAAACAGAAAGAACAACAAGAGCTGCAGCCGGAAGGAACAAGGAGGATGTTTGTTTTTTTGCATGAAGCTGCGGCAATTTTGGCTTTTTCCAAAAAACCTCCATAAATAACGTAACAACCGAATACAACACAGCCAGACTCGACAGAAGCACAACGATGGCTCCAACATATTCACCCGATTCAAATCCTGCCCGGACAATCAATAATTTGCCGATAAAACCAGACAGCGGCGGAATGCCGGCGAGCGCAAAAGATGCTGTAAGAAAGATCCAGCCAAGTGCCGGGTATTGGCGGATCAGCCCGCCCATCTTATCCATCTTTGACGTACCTGTAATCCAAATCATGATGCCGCCCAGCATAAACAGAGCCGCTTTGATAATCATGTCATGAATAAAATAAAAGAGGGTGCCGGCGATTGATTCCTCCGTCATAATGGAAATGCCGAATAATAGAACACCAACCGCTATGACAATGTTATAAATCAGAATTTGTTTTACATCCTTGTATGCAAGAGCGCCAATCGAACCTGCAACCATGGTCAGCAAAGCTAGCAGGGATAAAATATCATGTGTAAATGGCTGGTCATGATAGAAAAATAGCGTGTAAGTTCGTAAGATGGCGTATACGCCTACTTTTGTAAGCAGGGCACCGAACAGGGCCAAAACAGGTGCAGGTGGTGCCGCGTACGAACCTGGCAGCCAGAAGTAAAGCGGAAAAATACCGCCTTTTAAACCGAACACAATCAAGAAAAGAAGCGCCAGCACGGTGACAATGGGCTCGCCGCCAATGTCAGTAAGGCGGGCGGAAATGTGCGCCATATTCAGTGAGCCGGTAACCGAGTACAAAAACCCAACTGCGATAACAAAAATAGCCGAGGAAATCACGTTAATCAAAATATATTTAATAGATTCCTGCAGCTGTACTTTTGTTCCGCCGATCACAATCAGCACATATGACGACATTAACATAATTTCAAAGAAAACAAACAGGTTAAAAATATCACCGGTTGTAAACGATCCATTTACGCCAACAAGTAAAAATTGGACAATCGGGTAGTAATAAAATGCTTCCCGGCCGCTGCCAATGGAGCGGAATGAATAAAGGACCACACAAAGCGTAATGACAGAAGACGTTAAAACGAGCAGGATGCTCAGCATATCTGACACAAGCGTAATGCCAAATGGAGCCGGCCAGCTGCCCATGTCAACCGTTTGAATCCCATCTGTCTTCACTTTCATTAAAACAACAGCCGCTGCAATAACCGTAGCAAAAGAAGCAGCCACAGATACCACTCGCTGGGCATAGACACGCTTTGATAAAAACAGGAGTAACACAGCCGAAACAAGAGGGATCAGGATGGGTAAAATAGGTAAATTAATCATCCGTTTCCATTCCTCTCATCTGCTCCATATTATCTGTGCCAATCTCCTGGTATGCACGATAAGCGATTACAAGAAACACGGCTGTAACACCAAAACTAATGACAATAGCCGTTAAGATAAGCGCCTGCGGAATCGGGTCTGTATAAACAGAGGCATGTTCCCCGAGAACCGGCACGGCTCCAGTTTTGAGCCCGCCCATTGTTAAAAGCATTAAATGGGTTCCATGGCTGAGAAGCCCGGTGCCGATAATAATCCGGAGCAGGCTTTTCGAAAGCATTAAGTAAACCGCTGCTGCAAAAAGCAGGCCGGCAATGATACACATTAAAATTTCCATTATTCACTCTCTCCAATCGTTTGAATAATGGTCATGGTTACACCAATGACAACGAGGTACACGCCTAAATCAAACAACATCGCAGTGTGAAGCGATGTTTTGCCGAACAGCGGCAGTTGAAAATAATTATAAGCGTGAGTAAAAAACGGTACATTGAAAAGCAGAGATCCGGCAGCGGTTCCGACTGAAAAAAGGAGGCCAAGGCCGATCAGCCATTTGAAGTCAAGCGGAAACCCGTGCCGTACCGTTTTAATATCAAAAGCTAAAAGCAAAAGAACAATCGCGCCGGATGTAAGCAGGCCGCCTACGAAACCGCCGCCCGGATAATAATGTCCGGCAAAAAACAAGTGAACCGCAAAAAAGATAATCATGAAAAAAACGACTTTGGCGACGGTTTGGAAAATTACATCATTTGTTTTCATTTGTTTCGCCGCCTTTCTCAAGCCTTAGTTTAATCAGTCCGTAAATACCAAGTGCCGCAACAGCCAGCACAGAAATCTCAAACAGCGTATCAAAACCGCGGAAGTCAACGAGGATTACATTGACCATATTTTCGCCGCCGGCTTTTTCATATGTGTTTTCAACGTAATAGTCATTGATAGAAGTGAAAAACTTCGAGCTGTGAGCGGATATGCCGAGCAGTGCCACCATGATACCGACACCGGCTGCGACAAGGGCATTACCTGCCTGAAAGCGCCGTTTTTCTTCATGACGCGATAATTTTGGAAGATGGTAAAAGCAAAGCAGAAACAAGGCCGTTGAGACTGTTTCAATTACAAGCTGCGTCAAAGCCAAATCCGGTGCGCGGAAAATAACAAAAAACAGCGACACGGTATAGCCAACCCCGCCAAGCGCAATAATGGACGTTAAACGTGATTTTGCCAGTAAAATGGTGGCAGTCGCAATAACCAGAACGATGATTAAGCTTACTTCATACAATCCAATCGGCGCAGCAGAAGAAGCATTATAGCGAAATGCTTCTTTCGCCCACATGGTGAAGCCGAGAATTCCGATAAAAAACACAAAAATGTATAAAAGATAGCTGCGGATAAAGCCGGTCATATACGCATTTGTAATCGCATTTGAGCCGCGTTCTGCTGCGTACAAGCTGGCATTGTAAAACTGATTCAGAGTAACCTTTTCAGGCATATAGTCATACATTTTGATCCATTTTGGCATGAGTTTATAAAGTAGAATGCCAATGACAATCACTCCGATGGTCATAAAGAGCTCAGGCTTAAAACCGTGCCAAAAGGAAATATGAACGTCGAGCTGACCGCCCGGCGGCAGAATGGACGGTACAATAGCGGCCGCAGCCGGCTGAATCAAGCTGTAGGAAAGCAAATTCGGAAACAAGCCGAATACTACGACAAGAGCGGCTAAAATAATCGGTGAAACAAGCATGCCAATAGGTGCTTCATGTGGTTTTTTCTCGAGTTTCTCCGGCTGGAAGGGACCCGTAAAGACATTAAACACAATTATCATGCTGTAAATAAATGTGAACACACTGCCAATCCAGGCGATAACCGGGAAAAGGATCGCCCATGTATCCATCTGGTACAAATCCAGTTCGAGTAAATGCACCATAGAAGCCAAGAACATTTCTTTGCTTAAAAAACCGTTAAATGGCGGCAGACCAGCCATTGAAAAAGCACCGATTACAGACAGCGTAAAGGTAACCGGCATTAAGCTCATTAATCCGCCAAGCTTGCGGATATCCCGCGTGCCTGTTTCATGGTCAATAATACCGACCGCCATAAATAAACTTCCTTTGAAGGTTGCATGGTTAATTAAATGAAACACAGCTGCAATAACCGCTGCGGTAAATACATTGTCATCCAGCGATTCAACATGAAGCGCTGCTGCCCCTATGCCCAGCAGCGACATGATTAAGCCAAGCTGACTGACCGTTGAGAACGCTAAAATTCCTTTTAAATCGGTTTGTTTTACGGCATTAAAGGAAGCCCATGTCATGGTGAATAATCCGACGGCTCCAACAATCCAGAACCAGTAGCCGGAAAAGGCAAAGATCGGACTGAAACGGGCAACAAGGTAAATCCCGGCTTTGACCATTGTAGCCGAGTGCAGATACGCACTAACCGGCGTTGGTGCTTCCATCGCATCTGGAAGCCAGATGTAGAATGGGAACTGTGCGGACTTTGTAAAAGCGCCGAGCAGAACAAGGATCATCGCCAGTCCAAAAAGCGGGTCTTCATTTAACTCCAGAGCCTGAGCCGCCAATTCACGAATGCTGAATGTATCACCCATAAGCGATAAAACGAGAAACCCGCCGAGCATCATCAATCCGCCGAATACGGTAATGAGCATCGACTTTAAAGCCCCGTAACGGGAGCGTTCGCGGTCATACCAGTACGCGATCAGCAGGAAAGAAGAAATAGACGTAAATTCCCAAAACATATACAGCGTGATCACATTGTCAGACAGGACCACGCCAAGCATCGCACCCATAAACATGAGTAAATATACATAAAAGTGACCTAGTTTTTCCTTTGATTGAGACAAGTAAAAAATAGAATACAGCACAACCAGCGAGCCAATTCCGGTAATCAAGAGGGCAAACAGGAGGCTTAAGCCATCTATGTATGCGGTAAAGTTGATTCCAAGTGATGGAATCCAGGAAGCCGTTTCGGTAATAGAACTGTTCTCTCTTGTGACGGGAAGATATTGCAGAAACATCCCGAACAAAAGAACGGGCAGAATCAGTACAAACCACCCAGTATGGATGGACGCTGCTCTTTTATGAATAAGCGGAACGAATACAGCCATCAAAAAAGGAGCGAGAATGGCCCAGTGAAGCAAAGACAAATAAATCCCTCCCCATATTTTTATGCATAATTCAAATTATAACGTAAAAAAAATGTTCGTGCATTGCCCAAAACGGGAGAACAATCGAACTGCTCCTTCTCGTAATAAATATGAAGAGTAACGGTATTTTCCGGGCGAAAAAAATAAAAATTCGACAAAAGAACTATGCGGATTTTGACAGAAATTGTGGGGTTTTTCCAAAAAAAGATTGGAAATGACTTGTCATAACAAACAACCTCTTGCATAATGAACAGTGACTGATTGTGACAGGGGAGAATTATGTTGATGAAAAACTCGTATTTAACCGGCTATATGCCGCTCTTATCCATCCTATTATTCAGCTTATCACTTTCGATGTTTGGACAAGCCTTTATTGTAGATATGCTGAAACAAGCAAACTTGTATAATACCATGCTCGATATCTTTACCAAAACAGAAGTAAATCTCGTCGTAATCGGCGGGTTGATGGTTGTATTCACTATGATTTTTGCCACGTTCAAGCTTCTGGCGAATACAGCAAACGAGCTGGCGCTGCTTTTTTTCTCTAAGGATGCAGAAGGAGAGCTGCTGAAAAAAACCCGCTTTGGCGCAGTGATCTATTTTCTGGGCGGACTGATTTCATTGGTCAGCTTTTCTTCTGCTGTCGGGACGATCATTATTTTTCTTGTGACGTCTGTAGTGTATGTTGTGTACTTTGTTTACAAGCTGAGCCCGCATATTTCAACGCCGCAAATGATTGGAATTATCGTGTTTGAAGCGGTCTTCTGGATTTTCTTCGGCTTATTGCTCGCTCTTATTTTTATGAAGTTATACAATGGCCTGCTGGCTGCTATACCACTTTAAAAAAACGAGCTTCGTTTCGAAACGAAGCTCGTTTTTTTTTATACAAACAGTGCCGCAATGGCTTCTTTGTTCGGTTTTACAATTCCTTTTTCGGTAATGATGCCTGTAATCAATTCGGCTGGCGCTACATCAAAAGCTGGGTTGAAAACAGAAATGCCTTCTGGTGCAATGCGCATGCCACTCACTTCGGTAACTTCGGCCGGATCCCGCTCTTCAATCGGAATGGCATCGCCATTTGGCGTATCCAAATCAAAGGTCGACAGGGGAGCGGCAATATAAAACGGAATGCCAAATGATTTGGCTAAAACAGCAAGGCCAAAGGTTCCGATTTTATTAGCAGAGTCCCCGTTTGCTGCTACACGGTCGGCTCCTGTAATCACCGCTGAAATGTTTTTCGTTTTCATCGTGTGTGCTGCCATACTGTCCGTAATCAGTGTGACATCTACACCGGCCTGCATAAGTTCCCACGTAGTGAGACGGGCTCCCTGGAACACAGGGCGTGTTTCGCAAGCAAAAACGGACAAGTTGATTCCATGCTCTTTTGAAAGAAAGAAAGGGGCAAGCGCCGTTCCATATTTCGCGGTTGCAATAGAGCCTGCATTACAAATCGTCATGACATGGTCACCGTTGTTGAAAAGAGGAAGAGCGTATTCGCCAATCGCCCGGCACACATCTTCGTCTTCTTTTTGAATAGCAAGTGCTTCAGCAAGCACGTTTTCGCGCAGTGCGGCGGCTGTCTCAGAGTTAACGACCACGTCATTCATCCGATTCAATGCCCAAAATAAATTAACAGCTGTTGGGCGGGACTGTGAAAGATAGCCGCTGTCGATTAATACTTGTTCCTTTAGTTCATCAAGGTCATCAGATGGGTGACGGAGTGCTGACAATGCGACACCAAAAGCGGCCGCAATTCCAATAGCCGGCGCCCCACGGACAGCGAGAGATTTGATTGCGTCAAACACAGCCGGAACCGTTTCTAACGTTAAATATTCAGTTACATGAGGCAATTTTCGCTGGTCAAGCAGTTGAATCGCATCGTTCTCCCAGAAGACGGATTGTGGAATATTCATTGAAGTGCCTCCTTTACAGCTGCAACTAACTGATCGGCAGATGAATAGGAAGCCCGCTCTTTAACAAAGTGAGCACCAAGCGACAGAGAGTGGCGTTTCGCCTGCAGGCGCTGCTGATCATCCACGATGCCATCCAAATCTTTTACGTGAGCAAGTCCAATTGTCCGGCGAATCATTTCAAGTCCCATAAAGCCGGCAGCCTGTTCA from Domibacillus sp. DTU_2020_1001157_1_SI_ALB_TIR_016 encodes:
- the mnhG gene encoding monovalent cation/H(+) antiporter subunit G, with the protein product MTVISEAVIAVLLLVGAFLTLVSAFGLIRLPDVYTRNHAASKSATLGVMCILLATFVYFFAKDGFFSSRLLLGIAFFFITAPVAGHLISRAAYNSGVKMWDQSVRDDLKTKQAQKKN
- a CDS encoding DUF2188 domain-containing protein, with amino-acid sequence MPWNKNEYPASMKNLPDHIRDKAIEIANALLDEGYEEGRSIAIAIDRARSAEAKKDEGRPRYEVKHEEERWVLKKENGKRAIRSEGTKQALLEEAKEYVKQHEGILTIYQENGEKAQTLYE
- the mtnA gene encoding S-methyl-5-thioribose-1-phosphate isomerase, translating into MNIPQSVFWENDAIQLLDQRKLPHVTEYLTLETVPAVFDAIKSLAVRGAPAIGIAAAFGVALSALRHPSDDLDELKEQVLIDSGYLSQSRPTAVNLFWALNRMNDVVVNSETAAALRENVLAEALAIQKEDEDVCRAIGEYALPLFNNGDHVMTICNAGSIATAKYGTALAPFFLSKEHGINLSVFACETRPVFQGARLTTWELMQAGVDVTLITDSMAAHTMKTKNISAVITGADRVAANGDSANKIGTFGLAVLAKSFGIPFYIAAPLSTFDLDTPNGDAIPIEERDPAEVTEVSGMRIAPEGISVFNPAFDVAPAELITGIITEKGIVKPNKEAIAALFV
- a CDS encoding Na(+)/H(+) antiporter subunit B; protein product: MKTNDVIFQTVAKVVFFMIIFFAVHLFFAGHYYPGGGFVGGLLTSGAIVLLLLAFDIKTVRHGFPLDFKWLIGLGLLFSVGTAAGSLLFNVPFFTHAYNYFQLPLFGKTSLHTAMLFDLGVYLVVIGVTMTIIQTIGESE
- a CDS encoding Na+/H+ antiporter family protein; protein product: MNAVVFAVLSMLVLSLLRVNVAFSLIIGALLGGLVSGLGLDGTITAFTDGLGDGASVALSYAMLGGFAVAISSTGLPEALVNVVLKFIGSKEESRSKKLPRALIIFFILVMACFSQNVVPVHIAFIPLLIPPLLQIMNELKIDRRLIACVLTFGLVTPYMLLPVGFGQIFHEIVVTSMGKSGLDVSTDQVPYAMILPAVGMVVGLIISVFFTYRKPREYAELHLTSTSEEEKSVKMPSKYGLIVAVLSIAAALAAQLETDSMVFGAMAGIVVLYVFRAIRWSEADHLLTDGMRMMAFIGFVLIAASGFANVVVETGHVESLVQTAADAIGGNKALGALLMLLVGLLVTVGVGSSFSTIPIIATIFVPLALELGFSPMATIALVTTAGVLGDGGSPVSDSTLGPTAGLNADGQHDHIWDTSVPTFIHYNIPLLIFGWIAAMTL
- a CDS encoding Na+/H+ antiporter subunit E, encoding MAFQILLNVFLAFLWMFLQVSFSARTFIIGYLLGLIVMAGMRRFFKSRFYLHRVWAVIYLFLLFLKELIKANFDVLKLVLRPKLNIRPGIFALETELKLDWEVTLLSNLITLTPGTLVVDVSDDNKTLYIHAIDIENVSEAVDSIKNSFEKAIMEVSRG
- a CDS encoding Na(+)/H(+) antiporter subunit F1 — translated: MIETVLQISLLLLAVSMIGLVYRLVKGPTVPDRVVALDAMGVNLVSITAVLSMLLDTHNYLDVILLIGILAFIGTVAFAKFLEKGEVIEYDRDQ
- a CDS encoding DUF5366 family protein, producing MLMKNSYLTGYMPLLSILLFSLSLSMFGQAFIVDMLKQANLYNTMLDIFTKTEVNLVVIGGLMVVFTMIFATFKLLANTANELALLFFSKDAEGELLKKTRFGAVIYFLGGLISLVSFSSAVGTIIIFLVTSVVYVVYFVYKLSPHISTPQMIGIIVFEAVFWIFFGLLLALIFMKLYNGLLAAIPL
- a CDS encoding Na+/H+ antiporter subunit A; translated protein: MSLLHWAILAPFLMAVFVPLIHKRAASIHTGWFVLILPVLLFGMFLQYLPVTRENSSITETASWIPSLGINFTAYIDGLSLLFALLITGIGSLVVLYSIFYLSQSKEKLGHFYVYLLMFMGAMLGVVLSDNVITLYMFWEFTSISSFLLIAYWYDRERSRYGALKSMLITVFGGLMMLGGFLVLSLMGDTFSIRELAAQALELNEDPLFGLAMILVLLGAFTKSAQFPFYIWLPDAMEAPTPVSAYLHSATMVKAGIYLVARFSPIFAFSGYWFWIVGAVGLFTMTWASFNAVKQTDLKGILAFSTVSQLGLIMSLLGIGAAALHVESLDDNVFTAAVIAAVFHLINHATFKGSLFMAVGIIDHETGTRDIRKLGGLMSLMPVTFTLSVIGAFSMAGLPPFNGFLSKEMFLASMVHLLELDLYQMDTWAILFPVIAWIGSVFTFIYSMIIVFNVFTGPFQPEKLEKKPHEAPIGMLVSPIILAALVVVFGLFPNLLSYSLIQPAAAAIVPSILPPGGQLDVHISFWHGFKPELFMTIGVIVIGILLYKLMPKWIKMYDYMPEKVTLNQFYNASLYAAERGSNAITNAYMTGFIRSYLLYIFVFFIGILGFTMWAKEAFRYNASSAAPIGLYEVSLIIVLVIATATILLAKSRLTSIIALGGVGYTVSLFFVIFRAPDLALTQLVIETVSTALFLLCFYHLPKLSRHEEKRRFQAGNALVAAGVGIMVALLGISAHSSKFFTSINDYYVENTYEKAGGENMVNVILVDFRGFDTLFEISVLAVAALGIYGLIKLRLEKGGETNENK
- a CDS encoding Na(+)/H(+) antiporter subunit C — protein: MEILMCIIAGLLFAAAVYLMLSKSLLRIIIGTGLLSHGTHLMLLTMGGLKTGAVPVLGEHASVYTDPIPQALILTAIVISFGVTAVFLVIAYRAYQEIGTDNMEQMRGMETDD
- a CDS encoding hotdog fold thioesterase; translation: MNIQTDHTLLAALGMEVVRIETGRVVMTMPVDERTRQPFGFLHGGASVALAETAASIGAAAMIDLDTEVCFGLEINANHIKSKRDGIVTATALIVHRGKSTMVWSIEIKDENGKLICLSRCTIAVKAKK
- a CDS encoding Na+/H+ antiporter subunit D, giving the protein MINLPILPILIPLVSAVLLLFLSKRVYAQRVVSVAASFATVIAAAVVLMKVKTDGIQTVDMGSWPAPFGITLVSDMLSILLVLTSSVITLCVVLYSFRSIGSGREAFYYYPIVQFLLVGVNGSFTTGDIFNLFVFFEIMLMSSYVLIVIGGTKVQLQESIKYILINVISSAIFVIAVGFLYSVTGSLNMAHISARLTDIGGEPIVTVLALLFLIVFGLKGGIFPLYFWLPGSYAAPPAPVLALFGALLTKVGVYAILRTYTLFFYHDQPFTHDILSLLALLTMVAGSIGALAYKDVKQILIYNIVIAVGVLLFGISIMTEESIAGTLFYFIHDMIIKAALFMLGGIMIWITGTSKMDKMGGLIRQYPALGWIFLTASFALAGIPPLSGFIGKLLIVRAGFESGEYVGAIVVLLSSLAVLYSVVTLFMEVFWKKPKLPQLHAKKQTSSLFLPAAALVVLSVLYGVGTEAVYPYVMQAVEALIHPEIYIDAVLKE